Proteins from one Malaya genurostris strain Urasoe2022 chromosome 2, Malgen_1.1, whole genome shotgun sequence genomic window:
- the LOC131427272 gene encoding BTB/POZ domain-containing protein 6-B-like: MADTFGKRPFRFSLDTKRTRSSTKNPSRAKHEAVDWQISRHDIKSRGHYLFDTGTLTDCNFLVGREPKDQKLIAAHKLILAMASPVFHTMFYGSLPENNIMIHVTDLNHAAFHTLLKYIYTDEITIDSVDDAIELYHAAKKYMLSFVVEQCLAFILAKLTPKTAFRVYEFATFFDEPKLKKRSLEIIRNQTLEAIQDDSFQNAEVETVMMVVEQDRLQITSELELFEAINKYATKSPTFHPEFNRDSINCKETQTVSAQFIVPLKGKEVETTTSTPTASDEKLQPNPSDNESSEPDDKPKESAVAVGTKEPPTEPSHSEDSEQQPASITIRDLVRRIRFLTLSAQQFAEGPLKTKLLTQPESFAILANIASPDSGIPMPEGFSTNRTTRNGSFSFKRGGSDAFSNI, translated from the exons ATGGCAGACACATTCGGGAAACGACCCTTCAGATTCAGCCTAGACACCAAACGTACGAGAAGTTCAACCAAAAACCCATCACGAGCGAAACACGAAGCCGTGGATTGGCAGATTTCGCGTCACGATATCAAATCCCGGGGCCATTATCTGTTCGACACTGGAACATTGACTGATTGCAACTTTTTGGTCGGTAGAGAACCGAAAGATCAAAAACTGATTGCGGCTCACAAATTGATTCTGGCGATGGCTTCACCGGTTTTTCACACGATGTTCTACGGAAGTCTTCCCGAGAATAACATAATGATTCATGTGACGGATCTGAACCACGCGGCATTTCACACTTTACTCAA GTACATTTATACCGATGAAATAACAATTGATTCAGTGGATGACGCCATCGAACTTTACCACGCAGCCAAAAAGTATATGCTGTCGTTTGTCGTCGAACAATGTCTGGCATTTATACTGGCCAAGCTGACTCCTAAAACTGCGTTTCGGGTGTACGAATTTGCCACCTTTTTTGATGAACCTAAATTGAAGAAGCGTTCTCTTGAAATCATACGCAATCAAACATTGGAAGCCATTCAGGATGACAGTTTCCAGAATGCTGAAGTCGAAACAGTGATGATGGTTGTGGAACAAGATCGGCTTCAAATTACTTCCGAGTTGGAATTGTTTGAGGCAATCAACAAATATGCAACGAAAAGTCCTACATTCCATCCCGAGTTCAATAGAGATTCGATAAACTGCAAAGAAACTCAAACTGTATCGGCTCAGTTCATTGTTCCATTGAAAGGTAAAGAAGTTGAAACTACAACGTCTACGCCTACAGCATCGGATGAAAAACTGCAGCCGAATCCGTCGGATAATGAATCATCAGAGCCGGACGATAAACCGAAAGAATCCGCCGTGGCCGTTGGTACCAAAGAACCACCAACCGAACCGTCACATTCGGAGGATTCAGAACAGCAACCGGCATCCATTACCATTCGGGATCTGGTCCGGCGTATTCGATTCTTGACCTTGTCAGCGCAACAATTTGCCGAAGGACCGCTGAAGACTAAGCTGTTGACACAACCCGAAAGTTTTGCCATTTTGGCCAACATTGCTTCGCCAGACTCTGGTATTCCAATGCCCGAAGGTTTTAGCACTAATCGAACTACAAGAAATGGTTCGTTCTCGTTTAAGCGCGGTGGTAGTGACGCTTTctctaatatatga
- the LOC131427271 gene encoding uncharacterized protein LOC131427271 has product MSSTPSTSASSEEVNPFARGGLRRSPSRTGARKESEAVAEETSDSNVHVKPANQPESQERAKEIIKPSMTAVIEQLDAIIEFAQEKSNISKELKANLLKLRKAVNVAKRDQEALIVRLEGGGKSEKCSQTEPFIFDTDKKQEAVDYALRLTIERNKQRRKRARDSPGSKRLTPKAKRSKDHGGIDGAKERGEGLNPNLGTRTPDPSHVSEPGENPWVKVAKKKKVPKEAGPIPVRKARDKGEALLVKADKEKYADVLKAMRSEAKLAELGKEVRSIRRTKTGEMLLELKKGAQGGTELVALAQQVLGDTAEVRALRNEVALQCKRLDEIATAEELAMAIKEQGGVDVSRESIRMRKGPQGTQIATFKLSATDANKVLKVGRLKVGWSVCPVTAYQPPVVDMCFRCFEPGHKSWNCKGPDRSNLCKRCGGEGHKAYACERTPRCMLCASKKKATNHVMGGPTCSTSGGSKTACK; this is encoded by the coding sequence ATGAGTTCAACACCATCAACATCGGCGTCGAGTGAGGaggtaaaccctttcgcaagagggggtttgaggaggtctccatccagaacgggtgcgagaaAGGAGAGCGAAGCAGTAGCTGAGGAGACGAGCGACAGCAATGTCCACGTCAAACCAGCGAACCAGCCTGAGTCCCAGGAGCGAGCGAAGGAAATaatcaagccgagtatgacagcggtcatagaacagctcgacgcgattattgaattcgcgcaggagaaatccaacatcagcaaggagctgaaggcgaacttgctgaagctacgtaaggccgtgaacgtagctaaaagggaccaagaggcgttgatagtgcggctagagggtggcggaaagtcggagaagtgttcccaaacagagcccttcatcttcgataccgacaaaaaacaggaggctgtcgactatgcgctccggctcacgattgagcggaataaacagcgccggaaacgcgccagggattctccaggcagtaaacgcctgactcccaaggccaaaaggagcaaagaccatggcggaattgatggggcgaaggaacgtggcgaggggctcaacccaaacctcggcactcgaaccccggatccgagccatgtaagcgaacccggcgagaatccatgggtgaaggtcgcgaagaagaaaaaggtcccaaaagaggccgggcccattcccgtgaggaaggctagggacaaaggagaggctttgttggttaaggctgacaaagaaaagtacgccgatgtgctcaaggccatgcggagcgaggcaaagctagccgagcttggcaaagaggttcgcagcatccgtcgtacgaagacgggagagatgctgctcgagcttaaaaagggagctcagggcggaacggagcttgttgcgcttgcccaacaagtcctgggcgatacggccgaagttagagccctacgtaacgaggttgcactccagtgcaaacggctggacgaaatcgccaccgcagaagaacttgccatggccatcaaggagcaaggaggtgtggatgtctcacgggaatccatccgcatgaggaaaggaccacagggcacccagatagctacatttaagctatcggccacggatgccaataaggtcctcaaagtgggcaggctaaaggtcggatggtcggtatgcccagtgaccgcttaccaaccgccggtggtcgacatgtgcttcaggtgtttcgaacctggccacaagtcgtggaattgcaaaggcccagaccggagcaacctctgcaagcgttgcggcggcgaggggcacaaggcgtatgcatgcgaaagaacgccacgttgcatgctatgcgcgagcaagaagaaggccacaaaccacgtcatgggcggacctacttgctcaacaagtggagggagtaaaacagcatgcaagtag